Part of the Trichoderma asperellum chromosome 1, complete sequence genome is shown below.
TTGTTGCAAGTGAGATAAGATTAGATCGGCAATTCTATACTATGGGGCAGAGTCCGGAGCATGGTCTTTTCCCATCGAGAACAGCAGTCGAGATTGCCATGGTGAAGGCGCGTATAGCGACCTCGAAGTGTACTTTTGCATGTTGCATGCCCGCAGTGTCGCGTCTCGATTGAGAAACGGCGCTGCCATTGATTAGTGTGCTCGCTCCTCGTACCTCGTACCTGTTTTTCCTGCACTTTGGAGTCTCTCCTTGCGTCGTGGTTGGTCGGACGCTCGCCCTAGTTACTAAGCATCCGCCCTCGCTGACAACTGTTTCAGCACCTCATTTCAATCTTGTAAAGCAGCTTGTCTCATTGGCCCGAGTGAGAGAGGAATGGCGAATCAAAGGTTGGGATCGTCAGCGCGTTCGCCCGCGtttactgctgctagatTGCACTTTATAATATGGATTCtgcgagagaggaggagtTAAAAAGGGGACTCGCAAAACTACCTTTTTTCCTCACAACTCTGTGGTGCCTACTGTGCAATTGTCTCAGACCAATGTACGTATGTAGGGTTGAGCCGGTCCTGAAATTAACATTCAAGAGCCCGCATTACACGTATCGCTGCGGGAGTTGCAGTAGTATCTACCTAGTGCTGCAGCTCCAAGGGGTATGGGattcttctttgccatcgTACTAGCTACCTCGCACCTCAAGAGCCACGGCCGAATGGATGGAGAGCCACTACTGGGTAGTTGGTGACCATCATCAAAGCATAATGAGCTGAGAGTGCCGAGCTACCAAAGCTGAAAGTACCGCTCGGGGCTCCATCGTAACCAAGCTCCATGGTCACAAGGCCAGGAGAAGCCGAGCCCAAGGCCAATGTTTCTGTGGAAATTGCGGTCCCTATCCTCAGGACACAGGCGGATGTCGCTGGGCCTGCCCGTGCATACGACTTTCAGCTGCACAAGGAGCAGACGTTCCTTTGACCAGGGGGCCGCAGTCAGCTTCACCAGCCGCAACTTGGTTAGATCCCCCTTCGGAATCTTGCCCCGTCTGGCACGGCCATGCACCGATCGCCAAATGGAGCCCTCGTATAAGAAGGAGCCAAAGCCTTTTTGCCTCCAAAGCACAGTGCGAAGACAAGAACCGGGACTGGGCCTGGCTTGTATCTTCAACAAAGGGAGCGCCGCAACCCCTGGTGGCTCGCAGGTCACAGGCTAGAGAGCCTAGCCTCACGGGCTAAGGGCCGTAGTATCAAGCATTGTGTGGTAAGCTGGCGATTGTTTGCTTTGCTATCGTGAATTGGCTTTCCgctgcccttcttttttgggtTTACACCAGTGTAAGCCTCCCCCTTTCGTATCCATTGGCTATGCTGTGTTAGCGGATGTTCGTGACACGTTTCGAAAtctgaagatggagagagcaaaaaatatatttaaaaagccgGAGAGTGGCACAAACGGCAGCATGAAGTGGCCAATGCTGGTGTTGATGTTATTACTCACCAATGTCACCGTGTGACGAATTCCAGAGGACGATCAAATTCAAAATACGGCTTGGACTTTTGTCTTAGTCACTAGAATTAACCACCCAGCAAGTCTTTCGCTAGCATGGGCTGCCCTAGCGCCGCTTCATGCCCCTGCAGGCCTTAGCCGAATGGAACAAAACAGCCAATAATGCTTGTAAACACACGACTGTTGATGGTAATAATGTGGTAGTATGTGCTAGCAGTTCTAGTTGCAGCGGGGAGACAATCGGCGATGGGGGACGGATGAGTGGCCTATGAAGAAGCTTCAACTTTATGCTGGTGCCATTATCTTGACAAGGATCAACCGAAACGTAGCttaagagaggaagaaaagaaaaattggcATAGACAAAGAGGAGGCCTCGTTCCGTCACTGCGCCGCATGAACAAAACAGATTGGAACAAGGGAGCCAGGGTACGAGATACTTGCAGACCATCAAAGGTGGTCCGTCCCACAAGCCGCACACAGCCTCTATGGGACCCATGGCCGAGATGCCGACAGAAATCAATGACCGCATCGCACAGCGCAGGCCTCGGCGAAATGGGCCGTGATCTGGGAACTGGCTGGAGGACGGCAGAAGGGCAGAAGCCGCACCTGTCCTCGTCGTTGGGCAGAGTCAATGCATGCACAGCAGAGGAGATCGTCACGACTGGATACGAGCCAAAAACGCCTGTGTAGGCTGCGAACACGCAGCAACGTTGGATTGTCTTACGAGGCAAAGGGCAGCGGGAGTGCCACAAGACAACGTGAAGGAAAATCTCAGGCGCCACGGCATCAGAAAGAAGTTGGGGGTTGCAACGGGTTTgattgcggctgctgcatcgtGGCGCCACGCAATTAAAGACGCCGCCTTGGCTtttgcgccgccgccgcagagaACGGACGTCCATTCTATCTGCGCATGTCGTACTCGCAATTAGTAttgcaaaagcaaagagtTGAGCCTCGAATGTTTACTTTGCCAACACAGATGGGCAACCATCGCCGTAGCATCGAGggcagcaagcaagcaatgcTTGGGCGGGGCCCCTTAAGACCAGCAGGTTTTTTGTCTCATGCCATGCACCCAAATTTTGGCCAGCTCAAGGCCTGGCGCTGCACTAGGAGATTTCCCGCCCGGTACATGACCCGTACTGTGCGCCGAAAATAACCACGGCGAGGCTTGCCGCCAGTGCGTTATTGGTCTCCTGGAGCTACGAACGCTCGTTACGCGCCTGGGGCCTTGGCTTTGGGACTTCCTGGCCGCGTCCTGACCTTTTCGTCGGGTGCTCGTACTATTAAAAGGGAGATTCCCTGCTCCTCGGCGTGCaactgctttttttctcctctcttttcctctcttttttcttcatcatctcgaTCGTCCTTCGACTCGTCCTTCGCTTCGGTCCATCGCCCACATTCGTTCGTGTGCTTGTTACTCCACGACCTCCAGTGTCAGCCCGTCTCTTTGTATACccaacaaaagaaaaaccttCACTACCGTCACCATGCGTTTCTCCGTCCTTCTCTCCGGCCTCTTCGCCgtcatggctgctgccgagaCCACCTCTGCCCCAGCTACTGCTGTCTCCATGAGCCCCGCTCAGGCCTCTCAGCTGGCTTGTTACAAGGCCTGCCCTGAGGGCGATGTCAACTGCCAGGCTCACTGCGTTGCtgtatgtttttatttatcctgCCTCTATGCTCTCACTTGaactctctcgctctctcacTTTGATGGcatgagaagagcaaagtGAATGGAATGCCCATAGCCACCATGACGATACTCCTGATAAGATGACTTACACGTATATCCAACAGGTCCCCTCTCCCGACGGCGCCCAGGCCAACGCCACCACCCAATGTGTCGCCAAGTGCCCCCAGGGCAACGGCAGCGCTGCTGATACCAAGGCCTTTGGCGACTGCATCCAGAAGTGCATCAACAACCACTACTTTGTCACCTCCAAGGGCACTCCCGAGGCtactggcgctgctggtggcaACAACGCCGCCAACTCCAACACCGACTCCGCCGCTGCCCCTACCGGCACTGGCTCCTCTGAGTCTTCCGGCACTGAGTCTGGCGCTGCTCCCACTGGTTCTGCTACCAAGTCCAGCGGCAGCTCAAGCACCAAGACCGGCTCTGCTTCCACCACATCCACCACCAACGCTGCtcccgccatcatcgcctcTGGCGGTGCCTTTGTTGGTGTCATCGCTGCCCTTATGGCTCTGTAATTTCTGAGATATCCCTTGACTTTTTTGTTGTCTTTTGCtatctttttaatttcaGTCTTGGATAATGTAAAGGGGGTTAATTTTCCTGGTTTTGAAGGACTTAATGACGATATTGTGTGTATTTAACCACAAAACGTAATATGGATTGGTTGGATAGGGATAATACCAAAAGAGCCTGTTTGGACAGCTTTACGTCTTGCGATTCCATTCATCTGTGATTCTACGAAACCTTGTGAGCCTGAGCCAATGGAGAGTTGATCTCACCCCATCTGTGAGATCCAACGTCTTGCGATTCCATACATCTGTAATTCTATTAAGCCTTATGAACTTATAACTTGAGCCCATGATGGAGAGTTGATCTCATTCCATTTCTGAGATCGGCTAACCATCGTTAACACTTGGACCAGTGAGCGCATCGTGCAATCAATCATCTGATGTGGGGAGACTTTTCCACCACGCGCGACGTGAGTTGCGGACCCTGCGCAGATCGTATGAATACATGCAATCTACCAAGTACTACGAGGTAATACCTATCCACCTATATGGCAGGTAATTCAAGCTATTATGTCCTGTGATACTACTAATCCGAAGCCGTCACACATACACCGCATAAATTAGTAATTGCTCCATGTATGCAATTTGTCTTGCATATATCGACACGTGCTGTCGGATACAACGTGCAGACTTTGTTTGTTATACAAGATTACCCAGCTTCCTAGTAGGTAAAAGGTCATTGGCTACCTTagtagtacatgtatataccaGATACTAAGTCAATAAATTGAACTCGGAGTGCtgatatataaagcaatgcTACGATGGTTTCCTCGATTTGGAACGAAATTGCAAACGCTGGAAAGATGGGCTATTTCAGTAGTTGAATAGCTGTTCCCGAAATATTCTCGGCACATCTGCGCGGGCTAGTGCCTTAGCGGTGCCTCTGTATACCACTCTCTGGTGCAACTCCGTAATAATAGCGGCAAACTTAGCGGCTTGTCACATTAATGGGGCACCTCTTGTGTGCATTAGAAATCGATCGATGTGCTAAAAATTTTAGGCTCTCCATAGCGttggggagaagaaaagtgcagggaaaacaaagaggttgaaggaggaagaaaaattcGCCGTGATAGCATTCAAGAGCATGTTCCGTGCTGCATGTAATAAAGCAGAAGAGCTGATCTTTGTGTCGGCATCGTGAGCGCCTTAATCCGAGGCGGCCTCGTTTGCTCAGCGCCATATTGGACATGTGGCATCTTCTGTCCCGTCTACCTAGCCAGGTTCCTCCACCATTTCCCCTCCTCCGTCTCGCGGGTAATAAATTGATGCTACCAACCGCGTAATAGGATCAATTGATTGGGCTTGGGGATAGAAGCAGGGCATTTGTATAATGAATAAACAAGAGGACATCTATTTCTACACGTTTTATTGCTATTGATAGCTTTCGCTTGCCGGATTGCCTCAATTGGCGCTGACTGTCTACTTCCCCAAGGAATTCCAAAGGattcctaaaaaaaaaaaaaaatatgtgGTGGATAGTACTTGCAGCATCCATCAGCAGGCCAGGCCCCACACGTGGGTTGCAGCGGCGCCAAAGGAGCTCATCCGGGACTTTATTCTCGTCTCCTGCAGCGCCTCTGATTGGAGAATTGGGCTGCTTCCGATGAGCACGGGTACGTACATTTTGCGATTTAACCCAGCCTGGCAGCTCGACCCCCGCATCAAGAACTAACCTGGCAGCTAAATTCTGGTGGTGGCCCTGGATAGCTTCTACGTGTCCTCAAGACCTGGCTGGCCTGTTCCCCAGCCTTCTTCAAGTGTCGCCGCGCGCATCTCaactttttcctcttctttctccttcctTCAACCAAACTCTTGAGAAatcatctttctcttcgagCGCTGGGACTGCTTTGTTGGCATcacttccttctcttctcccccgcACTCTCCAAGCACCATCGTTGCGCCCTGCGCTCTGATATACTTTTTGCAGTGATTTCAAGCCTGTCGACCAGGTTGCGCTTCTCACCATGAAGTTCAACaccgtcgccgccgccgcggccTTGTTCGCTGGTGTCGCGTATGCCGAGGAAGTTGAAGAGTCCAAGGCTGTGCCGGAACTCCCCACCTTCACTGTAAGCtgctttttcctcttcctcttcctgttGAATGTGGAGACAGAATGCTTTGTTTCCagaagcagccgcagccgctgctgcttggaTGACCATCGTAGGGCCATACTGCGAGTTGCGTGCTAACTGACATGACTACCAGCCTACCACCATCAAGGCAGACTTCCTTGAGCAGTTCACCGATGACTGGGAGACACGGTGGAAGCCTTCCCACGCCAAGAAGGATACCTCCGCC
Proteins encoded:
- a CDS encoding uncharacterized protein (EggNog:ENOG41~TransMembrane:1 (n5-16c34/35o173-193i)~SECRETED:SignalP(1-17)), with product MRFSVLLSGLFAVMAAAETTSAPATAVSMSPAQASQLACYKACPEGDVNCQAHCVAVPSPDGAQANATTQCVAKCPQGNGSAADTKAFGDCIQKCINNHYFVTSKGTPEATGAAGGNNAANSNTDSAAAPTGTGSSESSGTESGAAPTGSATKSSGSSSTKTGSASTTSTTNAAPAIIASGGAFVGVIAALMAL